The Marinitoga sp. 1197 genome has a segment encoding these proteins:
- a CDS encoding helix-turn-helix domain-containing protein produces MRMTYEKSTDSAYIYFSKEKNNKIVKTISLNDDMTFNADIDENGNVIGIEILDFKETYGYTPKNIQVESLNDADSLKVYTPAEVAKILKVNSDTVRRYIRTGKIRASRVGKTYRITQKNIEEFLNSTLVK; encoded by the coding sequence ATGAGAATGACTTATGAAAAATCAACTGATTCTGCATATATTTATTTTTCAAAGGAGAAAAATAATAAAATAGTTAAAACAATATCTTTAAATGATGATATGACATTCAATGCTGACATTGATGAAAATGGAAATGTTATAGGAATAGAAATTCTCGATTTCAAAGAAACTTATGGATATACTCCTAAAAATATTCAAGTTGAATCTTTAAACGATGCTGATTCTTTAAAAGTTTACACTCCTGCTGAAGTTGCTAAAATATTAAAAGTAAATTCTGATACTGTAAGAAGATACATTAGAACAGGAAAAATTAGAGCTTCTCGAGTTGGAAAAACATATAGAATTACCCAAAAAAACATAGAAGAATTTTTAAATAGTACATTGGTAAAATAA
- a CDS encoding type II toxin-antitoxin system RelE/ParE family toxin: MENIEIKFDTKVEKYLRKLENSSKNEDIELLAEIFRTLELLKKLGTSLGSPYSKIIKGYKYKNISLRELRIKSHVQLRIFYFIKNNVIFILFDYNIKKTQKFGSTILDPIFRKMKRIINEMEEST; the protein is encoded by the coding sequence ATGGAAAATATAGAAATCAAATTTGATACCAAAGTAGAAAAATACTTGAGAAAATTAGAAAATAGTTCAAAAAATGAAGATATAGAACTTCTTGCTGAAATTTTCAGGACACTTGAATTATTAAAAAAATTAGGTACATCTCTAGGATCACCCTATTCTAAAATTATCAAAGGTTATAAATATAAAAACATTTCTTTGAGAGAACTAAGAATAAAATCTCACGTCCAATTAAGAATTTTTTATTTCATAAAAAATAATGTTATATTTATTTTATTCGATTATAATATAAAGAAAACACAAAAATTTGGTTCAACTATATTAGATCCTATTTTCAGAAAAATGAAAAGAATAATAAATGAAATGGAGGAATCAACATGA
- a CDS encoding DUF4258 domain-containing protein, with amino-acid sequence MFGGGIIDIEFSLHALQRAEERGISKNDVLETLENPDIIHPGKGNKRISIKTLNSKIIRIVYVEENNKKIVITVTLG; translated from the coding sequence ATCTTTGGAGGTGGTATTATAGATATTGAATTTAGCCTCCACGCCCTACAAAGAGCTGAAGAAAGAGGAATATCTAAGAATGATGTACTTGAAACACTTGAGAATCCAGATATCATCCACCCCGGAAAAGGTAATAAAAGGATTTCAATAAAAACACTTAATTCTAAAATTATCCGTATTGTTTATGTTGAAGAAAATAACAAAAAAATTGTAATAACTGTGACGCTGGGTTAA
- a CDS encoding helix-turn-helix domain-containing protein — MSKVKLYDFDEYKKQALKRNSKLKEKYDDLDLKYQVIAAVIEYRKKNNLTQQEFARKIGISQQALSRFERGIINPRVDFLNKILRAAGKTVIIK; from the coding sequence ATGAGTAAAGTAAAATTGTATGATTTTGACGAATATAAAAAACAAGCTTTAAAAAGAAATTCAAAACTAAAAGAAAAGTATGATGATCTTGATTTAAAATATCAAGTTATAGCTGCAGTTATTGAATATCGCAAAAAAAACAATTTAACTCAGCAAGAGTTTGCTCGCAAAATTGGAATTTCTCAACAAGCACTCTCGAGGTTTGAGCGTGGAATAATTAATCCAAGGGTCGATTTTTTAAACAAAATTCTTAGAGCTGCTGGAAAAACGGTTATAATAAAATAA
- a CDS encoding PfkB family carbohydrate kinase: MKKVLTIGEMLIDFICLDKNKDLSKGVRFEKKAGGAPANVAAVVSLLGGESSILGNVGNDSLGIFLVNKMKEYNVDISLKGKKIVLRLLSLLMK, from the coding sequence TTGAAAAAAGTATTGACTATAGGTGAAATGTTAATTGATTTTATATGTTTGGATAAAAATAAAGATTTATCAAAAGGAGTTCGTTTTGAAAAAAAAGCTGGTGGAGCTCCAGCAAATGTTGCTGCTGTTGTATCTCTTTTAGGTGGTGAAAGTTCGATTTTAGGAAATGTAGGAAATGATTCTTTGGGTATTTTTCTAGTAAATAAGATGAAGGAATATAATGTAGATATTTCTCTAAAGGGGAAAAAGATTGTTTTAAGATTGTTAAGTTTGCTAATGAAGTAG